One Ictalurus furcatus strain D&B chromosome 21, Billie_1.0, whole genome shotgun sequence genomic region harbors:
- the LOC128624951 gene encoding ADP-ribosylation factor 4-like produces MGLVFSSIFSRLIEKKRMRLLMVGLDAAGKTTVLYKLKLGEVVTTIPTIGFNVETVEYKNISFTVWDVGGQNVIRPLWRHYYQNTMGLIFVVDSSDRERIQEAALELQMMLEEDALRDAAVLVLANKQDLPNAMPVHEMTGRLRLHALKGRPWYVQSTCATKGTGLYEGLDWLSDQLSKR; encoded by the exons ATGGGTCTTGTTTTCTCCTCCATCTTTTCACGTCTCATAGAGAAGAAGCGGATGAGATTACTGATGG TTGGTCTGGATGCAGCCGGAAAGACTACTGTCCTCTACAAACTCAAACTGGGTGAAGTCGTCACAACGATTCCAACTATCG GCTTTAACGTTGAGACGGTTGAGTACAAGAACATTTCCTTCACTGTGTGGGATGTGGGAGGACAGAATGTCATTAGACCCCTCTGGAGACACTACTATCAGAACACCATG GGCCTCATCTTTGTGGTGGACAGCAGCGATCGTGAGCGCATCCAGGAAGCTGCTTTGGAGCTGCAGATGATG CTTGAGGAAGATGCGCTGAGAGACGCCGCTGTGTTGGTTCTTGCTAACAAACAGGATTTGCCCAATGCGATGCCGGTCCACGAGATGACCGGGAGACTCAGGTTGCACGCACTGAAAGGAAGACCG TGGTACGTCCAGTCAACTTGTGCAACAAAAGGAACGGGTTTATATGAAGGACTAGACTGGCTTTCAGATCAGCTCTCCAAACGATAA
- the arf4a gene encoding ADP-ribosylation factor 4: MGLTISSVFSRLFGKKQMRILMVGLDAAGKTTILYKLKLGEIVTTIPTIGFNVETVEYKNICFTVWDVGGQDKIRPLWRHYFQNTQGLIFVVDSNDRERAQEAAEELQKMLQEDELRDAVLLVFANKQDLPNAMAISELTDKLGLQTLRSRTWYVQATCATQGTGLYEGLDWLSEQLSKR, encoded by the exons ATGGGGCTGACCATTTCCAGCGTCTTCTCGAGGCTTTTCGGCAAAAAACAAATGCGAATTCTTATGG TTGGCCTTGATGCTGCCGGGAAAACGACAATTCTTTACAAACTTAAACTTGGAGAAATCGTCACAACGATTCCAACTATAG GCTTTAATGTTGAAACCGTGGAGTACAAGAACATTTGTTTCACTGTTTGGGATGTGGGTGGCCAGGATAAGATCAGACCTCTATGGAGGCACTACTTCCAGAACACACAG GGTCTCATCTTTGTGGTAGACAGCAACGATCGTGAGCGCGCACAGGAAGCTGCCGAAGAGCTGCAGAAGATG CTTCAAGAGGATGAGCTCAGAGACGCAGTTTTGCTGGTGTTCGCAAACAAGCAGGATTTGCCCAACGCCATGGCGATCAGTGAGCTGACGGACAAGCTCGGCCTGCAGACGCTCAGGAGCAGAACT TGGTATGTTCAGGCGACCTGCGCCACTCAGGGAACAGGTTTGTATGAAGGACTGGACTGGCTTTCCGAGCAGCTGAGCAAACGTTAA